Genomic DNA from Acidobacteriota bacterium:
CCTATGCGTTGCTGACGATGATGATGGCTCGGGCGACGGGGCTCGAGCCGGGGGATTTCGTCCACACCTTCGGAGACGTCCACCTCTACCGCAACCACCTGGAGCAGGCGCGCCTCCAACTCACCCGCGAGCCGCGGCCGCTGCCGCGCATGAAGCTGCTGCGGGACGTGGAGTCGGTGCTCGACTTTCGCTACGAAGATTTCCGCCTCGAAGGCTACGATCCCCATCCGCACATCGCCGCGCCCATTGCTGTTTGACTTGTGGTCTGAGCCCTCAGCGAACAGCCACAGCATCATGAGCCGGATTCACCTCATCGCCGCCATGGCCGAAAACCGAGTCATCGGTCGGGACAACCAGCTGCCCTGGCGGCTGCCGGCGGATCTCAAACGCTTCAAGGCCGCGACCATGGGCCACGTGCTGGTGATGGGGCGCAAGACCTACGAATCCATCGGCCGGCCGCTGCCGGGGAGGCGCACCGTCGTGCTCAGCCGCGATGATGGCTACCGGCCCGAGGGCGTAGAAGTGGCGTCGTCGCTGCCCCGGGCGCTGGAGCTGGCGGGGGAGCAAGAGGTCTTTGTCGCCGGTGGCGGCGAGGTCTATCGCCGGGCGCTGGAGCTGGCGGACGACGTGCTGCTCACCGTGGTCCACGGCGAAGTGGAGGGGGACGCCTTCTTTCCTCCTCTCGACCCCGCGGTCTGGGAGCTGGCGGAGGAAGAGCACCGGCCGGCGGACGAGCGCCACGCCTGGGATCTGAGCTTTCAGCGTTACATACGCCGGGACGCTCGCCGGGACGTTCGCCGGGACGGCCACCCCGGTGCCGCAGCCGCGAGCTCCGCGGAAGAGCCTTGACCGCTGTGAGCTCACCGGCGACTCTGCCTGGGGCCCCCGCCGAGCCCACCGAGCCCGGTGAGCCCACCGAGCCCCGCCGCTGGCCCGCCTTCCTGCTGCTCGTCTTCGTCTTCCTGCTCTGGTCCAACTCCTTTATCGCCGCCCGCCTCTTGGTGGGGGACGACCTGCCGGCTCAGGAGCGCCTGGGAGCGCTGCAATTCGTCGAGATGCGCTTCGCCCCGGTGGCTCTGTGGTGCCTGGGTTGGTTCGCCTTCTTCGGCGGGGCGCGGCGCCAAGCGCTGGAGCTGCTGCGCCATCACGGCCTTTTGGTGGTGGTGCTGGCGGTGTGCAACGTGTGGGGCTACAACCTCGCTTTCGGCGCCGGCCACCAGCGGGTCTCCGCCGGCACTGGGGCGCTGATCATTGTCCTCAACCCGGTGCTCACCTTCCTGCTGGCGGTAGCGCTGCGGCAGGAGCGGGTCAGCTGGCGCAAGGCCCTGGGGCTGGTGGTGGCGTTCACCGGCATCTATTGGGTGGTGGTCCACGGCGCCGGCCGGGCGGTGGAACCGGCCTATCTGCGGGACGCTCTGCTGCTGCTGGGGGCGCCGGTGTGCTGGGCCTTCTACACCGTGCTGGGCAAGCCCCTGCTGGCGGACCATTCGCCCCTGCACTTGACCTTCTTGGTGCTCGGCCTCGGTAGCCTTCCGGCGCTGTTGTTCTCCGGCTTCGACGCTGACCTCCACCAGCGCTTGTCTCATTGGGGGGTGGAGCGTTGGGGAGCCGCTCTCTTCCTGGCGCTGGGCTGCACCGTACTGGCCTTCTGGCTGTGGTACGTGGCCCTGCGCCGGCTCTCCGCCAGCACCGCCGCCGCCTTCGTCTTCCTCAATCCGCCCCTGGCCTTGTGCTTCGAGTGGCTGTGGCTGGATCGCCGGCCCACTGGCGACCTGCTGGTGGGTGGAGTGGTGGTGCTCGCCGGCGTCTTCCTCTGCGTCTACCGGCGTCCTCGCCGGACAGTCATCTGAGTCCCGTCCGGCTGCCGCCTCCGGCAGCTGAGAAAAGCTTCCAGAGCGCGTGACATTCCGCTCGACACCCGTTCCTTCGTCCCGTTGCGTTGCATATACTTCATTTTGAAGCGGTTTACTCACATTTGTCGGTGAATTCGTGTCCGGACTCCACTCACCGACCCCCTCCGGGCCGAACCGACACCGTCTTCGGAGGTATTATGCGTTCCCCATCCTTCGCCCGTTCCAATTCCCTGCGGCCCCGCTCCCTGCGGGGTTGGTTGCCGATGGCCATCGTGCTGGGGCTGTGTGCCCTGGTGGTGTTGCCGGCCTTCGGTTCCGACACGCCGGATCCCGCCACGGTCACCGTCGCCGGCGACCTCCAGGAAGAGCTCGGCTGCCCCGGTGATTGGCAGCCGGATTGCGCTGCCACCTACCTGACCTACGACGCCGAGGACGACGTCTGGCAGCAGATCTTCACCGTCCCCGCCGGCAACTGGCAATACAAAGCGCCCCTCAACGACGCGTGGACCGAGAATTATGGTCTCGGCGGCGTGCGCGACGGCGCCAACATTCCCCTCTCCCTGGCGGCGGAGACCGACGTCAAATTCTTCTACGATCACAAGACCCACTGGATCACCGACAACCAGAACTCCACCATCGTCACCGCCGCCGGCAGCTTCCAGAGCGAGCTGGGCTGTTCCGGCGATTGGCAGCCATGGTGCTTGCAGTCTTGGCTGCAGGATCCCGACGATGACGGCACCTTCGTCTTCGAGACCGGCCGCCTGCCCGCCGGCAACTACGAGATGAAGGCCGCCCACGACGAGGCCTGGGACGAGAACTACGGCGCCGGCGGCGTGGCCAACGGTGCCAACATCCCGTTCTCGGTGCCCGCCGACTGCGCCGACATGCGTTTCGAATACGACCTGGCGAGTCATGTGCTCACCGCCGATACCGCGCCGGCAATCGCCCAGCCCGGGAGCGTTACCATCGCTGGCAGCCTGCAGAGCGAGCTGGGCTGCCCCGGCGACTGGCAACCGGATTGCGCCGCCACCCATCTGGCCTACGATGCCGACGACACCGTCTGGCAGGGCTCCTTCGCCCTCCCCACCGGCGACTACGAATACAAGGCTGCCATCAACGACGCCTGGGACGAGAACTACGGCGCCAACGCCACTCCCAACGGCCCCAACATTCCCCTCTCCCTGGCCGACCCGACGACGGTGAAGTTCTACTACGACGACACCACCCACTGGGTCACCAGCGATCAAACGTCCGAGATCGCCGTCGCCGCCGGCAGCTTCCAGAGCGAGCTGGGCTGCCCTGGGGACTGGCAGCCATGGTGCCTGCGCTCCTGGCTGCAGGATCCCGACGGGGACGGGATCTTCACCTTCAGCACCAACAAACTTCCCGCCGGGGATTACGAAGTGAAGGTCGCCCACAACGAAGCTTGGGACGAGAACTACGGCGCCAACGGCGCGCCGGGGGGCGCCAACATCCCGTTCACCGTGCCGTCCGCCTGCGCCGAGACCTTCTTCTCCTATGATGTGAGCACCCACGTGTTGACCGTCAGCGCCACCGGCGCCCCCACCGGCAATCTCAACCTCTCCCGCGCCCATTGGGTGGCGGAGGACGTGCTCGCCTGGAATTTGGGAGCCACCCCGGCCAGCACCGTCTTCGAGCTCCACTGGTCCGCCACCGCCGATCTCGGCCTCGACCCGGACGGCGTCACCGGCGCCGACGGCTCGGTCGAGCTGACCCTCGATGCCGCCGGCCTGCCGTCGGAGGTGACGGATAAATTCCCCCACCTGGCGGGCTACCGGGCGCTGCGGCTGGATCCCGCGGACCTCAACCTGGTGCCGCAGATCCTCAAGGCCCAGACCGCCGTCTCCGCCGTTGCCGACGGAGCGCTGCTGGACGCCACCTCGATCCAGATCCCCGGCGTCCTCGACGACCTCTTCTTCTACCCCGGCGAGTTGGGGACGGTGTTCTCCGGCTTTGGCAT
This window encodes:
- a CDS encoding dihydrofolate reductase, producing the protein MSRIHLIAAMAENRVIGRDNQLPWRLPADLKRFKAATMGHVLVMGRKTYESIGRPLPGRRTVVLSRDDGYRPEGVEVASSLPRALELAGEQEVFVAGGGEVYRRALELADDVLLTVVHGEVEGDAFFPPLDPAVWELAEEEHRPADERHAWDLSFQRYIRRDARRDVRRDGHPGAAAASSAEEP
- a CDS encoding DMT family transporter, with translation MSSPATLPGAPAEPTEPGEPTEPRRWPAFLLLVFVFLLWSNSFIAARLLVGDDLPAQERLGALQFVEMRFAPVALWCLGWFAFFGGARRQALELLRHHGLLVVVLAVCNVWGYNLAFGAGHQRVSAGTGALIIVLNPVLTFLLAVALRQERVSWRKALGLVVAFTGIYWVVVHGAGRAVEPAYLRDALLLLGAPVCWAFYTVLGKPLLADHSPLHLTFLVLGLGSLPALLFSGFDADLHQRLSHWGVERWGAALFLALGCTVLAFWLWYVALRRLSASTAAAFVFLNPPLALCFEWLWLDRRPTGDLLVGGVVVLAGVFLCVYRRPRRTVI